Proteins from a single region of Balneola sp. MJW-20:
- a CDS encoding DPP IV N-terminal domain-containing protein, with protein sequence MRKFNYTLTTLLLVLMISPSMLAQLRGLDLYNEMGSPGFIEYDGISGLRWLPGDMGYLETESDEDGITTFYKVDPRSEERTPLFDAATVNSLVSQFNEINDSSLEGLPFTSFSYVMDNEGIFFTLDGNDYVYHLESDELRDLYKPEVEKAPYTEELMRGMQFSQLWNGTYSNDYTKFAHVKGYDIYVVDTETGEEKRLTYGSEEQMNGRPSWVYPEEFGQRDAYWFSPDDSKIAYLQYNETQVYQYPIIHELQFETGLELERYPKAGEENPTVNLFIVDIESGEIEQVPTNSDPDTYIVRPTWRNDGTELTFRRLNRQQNHLELLAYDLDTKKVRTILEEREDAYINLHDNFIQLDDNETFIWTSEVSGYNHIYHYNFEGELINQVTKGDFPVGSLVNVDQENEKIYFTAYHNMGLDSYFHSVNFDGSGLNTISNENGRHSISMNEAAEYYTDSYSSFEDPRSVVLYTNDGEKVRDLRTADAGKVREHGLIKPELFKFKAADGTTDLVGMIYKPADFDPNKKYPIVLPLYGGPESQDVSNTYSAANGYQQMAQLGFIVIRANYRGSGNRGKKFATLHYGKLGTIEMDDYAQAVKTVSKNTWADGSRVGVYGHSYGGYSTALLMLRYPEIFHVGVSGAPVTDWRNYDTIYTERYMDTPQNNLEGYEVGSAMNYADQLKGKLLIVHGTTDNNVHPSNSIQLIDALVKAGKDFDVMFYPENRHGIRGAAGRHYSMKRLEYLVENLMPENLSAEDMNELISWN encoded by the coding sequence ATGAGAAAATTCAACTACACTCTTACTACTTTACTGCTTGTTCTTATGATCAGCCCATCGATGCTGGCTCAGTTAAGAGGACTGGACCTCTACAATGAAATGGGTAGTCCCGGTTTTATAGAATATGACGGAATCTCCGGACTTCGCTGGCTGCCCGGTGACATGGGGTATCTGGAAACGGAGTCTGATGAGGATGGTATAACCACATTTTATAAGGTGGATCCCCGATCTGAGGAACGTACTCCTCTTTTTGATGCTGCTACCGTAAACAGCCTGGTTTCTCAGTTCAATGAGATCAATGACTCTTCTCTTGAGGGTCTACCATTCACATCCTTTAGTTATGTAATGGACAATGAGGGCATTTTCTTCACCCTGGACGGCAACGACTATGTTTATCATCTGGAAAGTGATGAATTGAGAGATCTGTACAAGCCGGAAGTTGAAAAAGCTCCCTATACTGAGGAATTAATGAGAGGCATGCAGTTTTCTCAGCTCTGGAACGGGACCTATTCCAACGACTACACTAAATTTGCCCATGTGAAGGGTTATGACATTTATGTGGTTGATACCGAAACCGGCGAGGAAAAAAGACTCACTTACGGATCTGAAGAGCAGATGAACGGGCGACCGAGCTGGGTATACCCCGAAGAATTCGGTCAGCGGGATGCCTACTGGTTCTCACCGGATGATTCCAAGATCGCTTATCTGCAGTACAATGAAACGCAGGTCTATCAGTACCCTATCATTCATGAACTACAGTTTGAGACCGGACTGGAACTGGAAAGATATCCTAAAGCAGGGGAAGAGAATCCCACCGTTAACTTATTTATAGTAGACATTGAAAGCGGTGAGATCGAGCAGGTGCCTACCAATAGTGATCCGGATACTTATATCGTACGCCCTACCTGGCGAAACGACGGTACCGAACTGACCTTCAGAAGATTGAACCGTCAGCAGAATCACCTGGAACTGCTGGCTTATGACCTGGACACTAAAAAGGTGCGAACCATCCTGGAAGAGCGGGAAGACGCCTACATCAACCTTCATGACAATTTTATTCAGCTCGATGATAATGAGACCTTCATCTGGACCTCCGAAGTAAGTGGTTATAATCATATATATCACTACAACTTCGAAGGTGAGCTCATCAATCAGGTTACAAAAGGCGATTTCCCGGTCGGAAGCCTTGTGAATGTGGACCAGGAAAATGAGAAGATCTATTTCACTGCCTATCATAATATGGGGCTGGACAGTTATTTTCACTCCGTCAATTTTGACGGCAGCGGGCTGAATACCATTTCAAATGAAAACGGCCGTCACAGTATTTCTATGAATGAAGCTGCGGAATACTATACCGATTCTTATTCCTCTTTTGAAGATCCAAGGTCCGTGGTGTTGTATACAAATGATGGTGAGAAGGTCCGGGACCTGAGAACCGCGGATGCCGGTAAAGTCAGGGAACACGGCCTGATCAAGCCCGAGTTATTCAAGTTCAAAGCGGCCGATGGCACTACCGACCTGGTGGGCATGATCTACAAGCCGGCAGATTTCGACCCGAATAAAAAATATCCGATCGTTCTGCCTCTGTATGGCGGACCTGAGTCACAGGATGTGAGCAATACTTACTCGGCAGCCAACGGTTATCAGCAGATGGCGCAGCTTGGCTTTATTGTGATCCGTGCCAATTACCGCGGATCCGGTAACCGGGGAAAGAAATTCGCGACCCTGCATTACGGAAAGCTGGGCACCATCGAAATGGATGACTATGCTCAGGCGGTCAAAACTGTAAGCAAAAATACCTGGGCAGACGGATCACGGGTCGGTGTGTACGGACATTCCTACGGCGGATACTCAACGGCATTACTCATGCTTCGCTACCCGGAGATCTTCCATGTGGGGGTATCCGGTGCACCGGTCACTGACTGGAGAAACTATGATACCATCTATACTGAGCGTTATATGGACACTCCGCAGAATAACCTGGAAGGATATGAGGTCGGATCGGCCATGAACTATGCCGATCAGCTCAAAGGAAAGCTGCTGATCGTTCACGGCACCACCGATAATAATGTACATCCTTCCAATTCCATACAGCTGATCGATGCGCTGGTCAAAGCCGGAAAGGATTTTGATGTAATGTTCTATCCCGAGAACCGCCACGGCATCCGTGGAGCCGCCGGAAGGCATTACAGCATGAAGAGGCTGGAATACCTGGTGGAGAATCTCATGCCGGAGAATCTCTCGGCCGAGGATATGAATGAGCTGATCAGCTGGAACTGA
- a CDS encoding phosphoribosyltransferase family protein produces the protein MDQEDIRRFIRRMSIQIWEKLDEENKPVIIGLNSKGYAMGKEIARHLTELLSHDVPVHEFMVRDTPSNNTLPDCSDRHVILVDDVIFSGRTMFEAISIICKTYEPALIQTLVLIDRGHRKYPIKADLVGRSTPTKVGEHIEVMLSDDRPGKVILFKNT, from the coding sequence ATGGACCAGGAAGACATTCGCCGCTTCATACGGAGAATGTCTATACAGATCTGGGAGAAGCTGGACGAAGAAAATAAACCGGTGATCATCGGTCTGAACAGCAAAGGCTATGCAATGGGCAAAGAGATAGCCAGACACCTAACGGAATTGTTGTCACACGACGTACCGGTGCATGAATTTATGGTCAGAGACACTCCTTCCAATAATACTCTCCCTGATTGTTCTGACAGGCACGTTATCCTGGTGGATGATGTTATCTTCTCCGGCCGCACGATGTTTGAGGCTATTTCAATAATCTGTAAAACCTATGAACCGGCACTTATTCAAACTTTAGTTCTGATTGACAGAGGACACCGCAAATATCCGATCAAAGCAGATCTGGTTGGTCGTTCGACCCCTACTAAAGTGGGAGAGCATATAGAAGTTATGCTTTCCGATGATCGTCCCGGAAAAGTAATCTTATTTAAAAACACATAA
- a CDS encoding 6-bladed beta-propeller — MFSQTPSIDYRKVFIPQDTLHFKSDELSGAMEFASSGSGGLFVLDHLRNQVYKFDEQLNLLNSFGRNGKGPGEFTKASDIYYDNNRVYILDSRQLRVSIFQENGDFLKSFLVDERATDMIVFDGQVCIHPGGIIPPKGKQINCYSEESGEKIRSFSTPSDEISGKFLTISNLTFNTIQKTDNHIISLSHPIDAKIYVWDLEGKLINQFMVDNEIFFQPSFPKNYSPAAGPLNEYTTATISSVFADENEIRVIYIENGTGVKFCYLYDYEGNQINEKPIDFEKRYITYQTSDGNLISVSYTEDKSGLVLNTFKKAN; from the coding sequence ATGTTTTCTCAGACTCCCTCAATAGATTACAGGAAAGTATTTATTCCCCAAGATACTCTACATTTCAAATCTGATGAACTAAGTGGGGCTATGGAGTTCGCAAGCTCAGGTTCCGGAGGGTTGTTTGTTCTGGATCATTTAAGAAATCAGGTATATAAGTTTGATGAACAGCTTAATCTTCTAAATTCATTTGGAAGAAATGGAAAGGGTCCGGGAGAGTTTACAAAAGCTTCTGATATATATTATGATAACAATCGGGTGTATATTCTTGATTCTCGACAGCTAAGAGTCTCAATATTTCAGGAAAATGGTGATTTTTTAAAATCATTTCTAGTTGATGAGCGTGCTACAGACATGATCGTATTTGATGGGCAAGTATGTATTCATCCTGGAGGGATAATCCCTCCGAAGGGAAAACAAATTAATTGCTACAGCGAAGAGTCAGGAGAGAAGATAAGATCATTTTCAACTCCTTCAGATGAGATCTCAGGGAAATTTTTAACAATATCTAACCTCACGTTTAATACCATTCAGAAAACGGACAACCATATTATAAGTTTAAGTCATCCAATCGATGCAAAGATATATGTCTGGGATCTTGAAGGTAAATTGATAAATCAATTTATGGTAGATAATGAAATTTTTTTTCAGCCTTCATTCCCCAAAAATTATTCTCCGGCTGCAGGTCCTTTAAATGAATATACCACTGCAACAATCAGTTCGGTCTTTGCTGACGAGAATGAAATAAGAGTCATTTATATAGAAAATGGTACTGGCGTTAAGTTCTGTTACTTATATGACTACGAGGGAAATCAAATCAACGAGAAACCCATAGATTTCGAAAAGAGATACATCACTTACCAAACATCAGACGGAAATCTTATTTCTGTAAGTTATACAGAAGATAAGAGTGGCCTTGTGTTAAATACGTTTAAAAAAGCAAACTAA
- a CDS encoding TrmH family RNA methyltransferase encodes MVKIEKYKFRRQPTAEDKNPTELFQPMKSASNKEIKLLRKLAKKKYRDRENMFIVEGERAVEQVLDNGIIEIKGIFISEEILRSDYPAKCKRIEHELFLELADTEQTQGILALCRKPDEPNIDQIMNQDSGMILATDAIQDPGNMGTLIRTASWYGAMCLLAGHGSVDIFNPKVVRSTAGATGTVPGISAHLPEIFKDFKDQGWEILLLDGSEESVEMTDIKVPEKYILVVGNEGNGIQSILLNSSYTKVRIPRKSPKTWVESLNAGIAAAVAMYHFSRG; translated from the coding sequence TTGGTTAAGATAGAGAAGTATAAATTCAGAAGACAGCCGACCGCTGAGGACAAGAACCCAACCGAACTATTCCAACCGATGAAGTCAGCCTCTAATAAAGAGATCAAGTTGCTGCGAAAGCTTGCCAAGAAAAAGTACCGCGACCGCGAGAATATGTTTATTGTAGAAGGAGAGCGGGCAGTGGAGCAGGTTCTTGATAACGGGATCATTGAGATAAAGGGTATCTTTATATCCGAAGAGATACTACGGTCGGACTATCCGGCAAAATGTAAGCGAATTGAGCATGAACTCTTTCTGGAGCTGGCAGATACCGAACAGACCCAGGGAATTCTGGCCCTATGCAGGAAACCGGACGAACCGAATATTGATCAGATCATGAACCAGGATAGTGGAATGATCCTGGCTACGGATGCGATCCAGGACCCGGGTAATATGGGGACGCTGATAAGAACGGCCAGCTGGTATGGCGCAATGTGTTTACTGGCCGGGCATGGAAGTGTGGATATTTTTAATCCGAAAGTAGTGCGCTCGACGGCAGGAGCCACCGGGACGGTTCCGGGAATATCTGCTCACCTGCCTGAAATATTCAAGGACTTTAAAGACCAGGGATGGGAAATCCTGCTTCTGGATGGTAGCGAAGAGTCAGTTGAGATGACCGATATCAAAGTTCCGGAAAAATACATCCTGGTGGTAGGAAACGAAGGGAACGGGATACAATCAATCTTACTGAATTCTTCTTACACAAAAGTGAGAATCCCCCGAAAAAGTCCGAAAACATGGGTGGAAAGCCTGAATGCCGGGATCGCGGCAGCGGTGGCTATGTATCATTTCAGCAGGGGTTGA
- a CDS encoding DUF3078 domain-containing protein — protein MKRYKLLSLFAVILFTASQTVNAQSITVPDTLDGWKTSWLANLNGAQAAYSNWAAGGVNSLSGNATTVYTSIYRQNKFGYAFRVNLKYGQSKIENEGVRKTDDLILIRNQFTYKISNDGKWAALGGIHIQTQFDDGFEFADNDTDPDVLVSKFLAPLYLIESAGIEYRPAPNLAADLGLGLKQTIVRDTTLADRYGVDAGEKFRSEAGLTFGLSYEKEVATNILYTGSFSSFSNFKLPLSSTDLFWSNELVGQINSIVSASLQFELRYDDDFSNEVQLKQVLSAGVSVSLY, from the coding sequence ATGAAAAGGTATAAACTGCTCTCACTTTTTGCTGTAATTCTGTTTACAGCCTCTCAAACAGTAAATGCACAGTCTATTACAGTGCCCGATACGCTGGATGGATGGAAGACCAGCTGGCTGGCAAACCTGAACGGAGCCCAGGCTGCATACAGTAACTGGGCTGCCGGTGGTGTAAATTCGTTATCCGGTAACGCGACCACAGTTTATACCAGCATTTACCGACAGAATAAGTTCGGTTATGCATTCAGAGTAAACCTGAAATACGGACAGTCCAAGATCGAGAATGAGGGAGTCCGTAAAACAGATGACCTGATCCTGATCCGTAATCAGTTTACCTATAAGATCAGTAATGATGGTAAATGGGCGGCCTTAGGTGGCATTCACATTCAGACTCAGTTTGATGATGGTTTTGAATTCGCTGATAATGATACCGATCCGGATGTTCTGGTCTCTAAATTTCTTGCTCCGTTGTATCTGATCGAGAGTGCAGGTATTGAATACCGGCCGGCCCCAAATCTGGCTGCTGACCTTGGATTGGGTTTGAAGCAAACGATCGTAAGGGATACTACTCTGGCCGATCGTTATGGTGTGGATGCAGGAGAGAAGTTCCGCTCTGAGGCCGGTCTTACTTTCGGACTCAGCTATGAGAAAGAAGTCGCGACGAATATCCTGTATACGGGTTCTTTCAGCTCTTTTTCAAACTTCAAACTGCCTCTGAGTTCTACCGATCTGTTCTGGTCAAATGAACTGGTCGGTCAGATCAACAGCATTGTAAGTGCTTCTCTGCAATTTGAGCTTCGTTACGATGATGACTTCTCTAATGAAGTGCAGCTAAAGCAGGTTCTGTCGGCAGGGGTTTCAGTGAGTCTTTACTGA
- a CDS encoding PhoH family protein, with product MPKKKENKIFVLDTSVLLYDYEAVKNFQKNDVAIPITVLEELDTFKKGNTVINLHAREFIRYLDGISDDNMLQDWIPLNGRSHGKLKVVSAGKNSVDATEVYGSDKNDHRIINAAIRLKEENPKRKVILVSKDINLRLKARALNLEAEDYETIQIKDIEHLYKGKSELHLEDPSVISDFYDKGKAKPSDLMEEEPIFNHFYILKSHKSSALGWYNPKSKYIEQIDKYNAYGITPKNAEQTFAMHALSNPNVMLATITGSAGTGKTLLALASALEQRSNFKQIYLARPIVPLSNRDIGFLPGDATAKIDPYMQPLWDNLSFIKNQYKETSKQYKKIEEMVQTDKLRIVPLAYIRGRSISNVIFIIDEAQNLTPHEVKTIITRAGENTKVIFTGDIFQIDTPYLDAQSNGLSYLVDRMHNQEMYAHINLEKGERSDLANLASQLL from the coding sequence ATGCCAAAGAAGAAAGAGAATAAGATTTTCGTTCTCGACACTTCCGTTCTTTTATACGACTACGAAGCTGTAAAAAACTTTCAGAAAAACGACGTGGCTATACCAATAACGGTTCTGGAAGAGCTCGATACCTTTAAAAAGGGTAACACGGTCATAAACCTTCACGCACGTGAATTCATCCGCTACCTGGACGGCATTTCAGACGACAACATGCTCCAGGACTGGATACCGCTGAATGGCCGTTCTCATGGCAAGCTGAAAGTTGTAAGTGCCGGAAAAAACTCAGTAGACGCCACCGAAGTATACGGTTCTGATAAGAATGATCACCGCATTATAAATGCAGCGATCCGTCTGAAGGAGGAAAACCCGAAGCGAAAAGTGATCCTGGTGTCCAAGGATATTAATCTACGGCTTAAGGCCAGGGCGCTGAACCTGGAAGCTGAGGATTATGAGACCATACAGATCAAGGATATTGAGCACCTTTACAAAGGTAAAAGTGAACTCCACCTGGAAGATCCTTCGGTGATCTCTGACTTTTACGATAAGGGTAAAGCAAAGCCTTCCGACCTGATGGAAGAAGAGCCAATATTTAATCATTTTTATATCCTGAAAAGCCACAAGTCGTCTGCACTGGGCTGGTATAACCCCAAATCAAAGTATATTGAGCAGATCGACAAGTATAATGCCTACGGGATCACGCCCAAGAATGCGGAGCAAACCTTTGCCATGCATGCACTTTCAAATCCGAATGTGATGCTGGCCACCATTACCGGTTCAGCGGGTACAGGTAAAACCCTGCTGGCTCTGGCAAGTGCCCTGGAACAGAGGAGTAATTTCAAACAGATCTACCTGGCACGGCCTATTGTTCCGCTGAGCAACAGGGATATCGGTTTCCTTCCCGGAGATGCGACCGCCAAGATCGATCCGTATATGCAGCCATTGTGGGATAACCTGAGTTTCATAAAAAATCAGTACAAGGAGACCAGCAAGCAGTACAAGAAGATCGAGGAGATGGTGCAGACCGATAAACTGCGCATTGTGCCCTTAGCTTATATCCGGGGCCGCAGTATCTCTAATGTGATCTTTATCATTGATGAGGCCCAGAACCTGACCCCGCATGAGGTCAAGACCATCATCACACGGGCCGGTGAAAATACCAAGGTGATCTTTACCGGGGATATCTTCCAGATCGATACGCCGTACCTGGATGCCCAGAGTAATGGTCTGAGCTACCTGGTAGACCGCATGCACAATCAGGAGATGTACGCCCATATCAACCTGGAAAAAGGCGAGCGCTCCGACCTGGCCAATCTGGCGAGTCAGTTACTTTAG
- a CDS encoding aspartate aminotransferase family protein yields MDQKYSTYLEEILSGINNWKNSFGEWEQDPTLSVSENEIRKVFSEFVQRLEGNYPFHHPSYAGQMLKPPHAVAWMAYSLAMTINPNNHALDGGPPTSEMEKEVMQLLSDYVGYGSEFLGHLTASGTIANLEALWVARNCHPGKKIAYSANAHYTHERMCGVIGVEGCKIPVDPEGSFQLDQVDPKGIGTVVVTLGTTGLGDIEPLSEIMPWAKINGIRIHIDAAYGGFFKTIAGSDLLNSKNWDLMPEADSIVIDPHKHGLQPYGCGAVIFKDPGVGKYYQHDSPYTYFTSEELHLGEISLECSRAGAAAAAFWTTLQLFPLKAEKGFGPVMKKCRAAALKAYDLLSNSKKLDAYKEPDLDIIAYFPLPEEKKLTEVSRLSKAVFEKGMKDKTFYLSLYKIPAEDFIRRHPAYESDEELVTVLRSVLMKPEQADYVNELFTLIEAAVE; encoded by the coding sequence ATGGATCAGAAATACAGCACGTATTTAGAGGAAATTTTATCCGGTATTAATAACTGGAAAAATTCATTCGGAGAGTGGGAGCAGGATCCCACTCTTTCTGTTTCTGAGAATGAAATTCGGAAAGTATTTAGTGAATTTGTTCAGCGGCTGGAGGGAAATTACCCCTTTCACCACCCGTCTTATGCAGGACAGATGCTTAAACCCCCTCATGCGGTAGCCTGGATGGCATATTCGCTGGCCATGACCATCAATCCTAATAATCATGCACTGGATGGAGGGCCTCCCACCTCTGAAATGGAAAAGGAGGTCATGCAACTGCTTTCGGATTATGTGGGTTACGGATCTGAGTTTCTGGGTCACCTGACGGCAAGCGGAACCATAGCAAATCTTGAGGCGCTATGGGTGGCAAGAAACTGTCATCCCGGAAAAAAGATCGCCTATTCAGCGAATGCTCATTATACCCATGAGCGGATGTGTGGAGTGATCGGAGTCGAAGGGTGCAAGATACCGGTGGACCCGGAAGGTAGCTTTCAGCTGGACCAGGTGGATCCCAAAGGCATCGGAACTGTGGTAGTCACATTGGGGACAACCGGGCTTGGGGATATTGAACCTCTATCGGAAATTATGCCCTGGGCAAAAATAAATGGAATCAGGATCCATATCGATGCTGCATATGGAGGATTCTTTAAGACCATTGCGGGTAGTGATCTGCTGAATAGTAAAAACTGGGATCTCATGCCTGAAGCGGACAGTATTGTGATCGATCCGCATAAGCACGGACTGCAACCCTATGGTTGCGGGGCAGTGATATTCAAGGATCCGGGAGTAGGGAAGTACTATCAGCATGACTCTCCATATACTTACTTTACCTCAGAGGAACTTCATCTGGGTGAGATAAGCCTGGAGTGTTCCCGGGCCGGAGCAGCTGCTGCTGCCTTCTGGACCACCTTGCAGCTCTTTCCTTTGAAAGCTGAGAAGGGTTTCGGTCCCGTAATGAAAAAGTGCAGGGCAGCAGCACTTAAAGCATATGATCTGCTAAGCAATAGCAAAAAACTGGATGCCTATAAAGAGCCTGATTTGGATATAATCGCTTATTTTCCGCTTCCGGAAGAAAAGAAACTTACGGAGGTGAGCCGTCTTTCAAAGGCCGTATTTGAAAAAGGGATGAAGGATAAAACTTTCTATCTTTCTTTGTACAAGATACCGGCAGAGGATTTTATCCGGCGTCATCCTGCTTATGAGTCGGATGAGGAATTAGTTACGGTACTTCGAAGTGTACTTATGAAGCCGGAGCAGGCTGACTACGTGAATGAGCTTTTTACACTTATTGAGGCAGCTGTCGAATAA
- a CDS encoding YtxH domain-containing protein produces MDKRLAILLSGVVGIAGGVITALLLSPKSGRENREWIADQTEGTKLWLEEKGKNIREEGEKRIDRISRGVKKTLDENLPDLYKATEKMKFETPEDEA; encoded by the coding sequence ATGGATAAACGTTTAGCAATATTATTATCGGGAGTAGTCGGAATAGCAGGAGGAGTCATAACCGCCCTGTTACTATCCCCTAAAAGCGGCAGAGAAAACCGGGAGTGGATCGCCGACCAGACCGAAGGAACCAAGTTATGGCTGGAAGAAAAAGGAAAGAATATCCGGGAAGAAGGTGAAAAAAGAATAGACCGCATTTCCCGCGGTGTCAAAAAAACACTCGATGAAAATCTACCGGACCTTTATAAGGCTACCGAAAAAATGAAATTCGAGACACCGGAAGATGAGGCCTGA
- the murI gene encoding glutamate racemase, which yields MKQDKTAPIGIFDSGIGGLTVARAVARALPKEDIIYFGDTARVPYGIKSEEMVREYALQITQFLLNKGVKMILIACNTVSASAKEQIIEMAEDIPVLDVISAGAQAVLEDGPHRNIGVIGTLATIASKAYSRSIHEIDPGSEVIEQACPLLVPLAEEGWIDHEVTKATLKEYLRPFEKAGLDALILGCTHYPLFKPVLPSVLKEKDIRIIDSADSIAAAAEEKLKELGLLNNSGGSFDCYVSDRPQRFQELAERFLGKKLDNIHLTRF from the coding sequence TTGAAACAAGATAAAACAGCCCCCATAGGTATTTTTGATTCCGGTATCGGAGGACTTACCGTAGCCCGGGCCGTTGCCAGGGCATTACCGAAAGAAGATATCATTTATTTTGGTGATACTGCCCGGGTACCTTATGGTATAAAATCTGAAGAAATGGTTCGTGAGTATGCGCTTCAGATCACGCAATTTTTACTCAACAAAGGAGTAAAAATGATCCTGATCGCATGTAATACGGTATCCGCATCTGCTAAAGAACAGATCATTGAAATGGCAGAAGATATTCCGGTTCTGGATGTGATCAGTGCCGGTGCGCAGGCAGTGCTTGAGGATGGCCCTCACCGCAATATCGGGGTCATAGGAACACTCGCTACTATTGCATCCAAGGCCTATTCACGCTCTATACATGAGATAGATCCTGGCTCAGAAGTTATAGAACAGGCCTGTCCCCTGCTGGTGCCCCTTGCTGAAGAAGGCTGGATCGATCATGAGGTGACCAAAGCCACGCTGAAAGAGTATCTCCGTCCCTTTGAAAAAGCCGGACTTGATGCTCTTATCCTCGGATGTACACACTATCCCCTTTTTAAACCCGTTCTTCCTTCCGTTCTTAAAGAGAAAGATATCAGGATCATAGATTCGGCAGATTCTATTGCGGCAGCTGCTGAGGAAAAGCTCAAAGAACTCGGACTCCTGAACAACTCCGGGGGTTCTTTCGACTGTTATGTGAGTGATCGCCCTCAGCGTTTTCAGGAACTGGCTGAACGGTTTTTAGGTAAGAAACTGGATAATATTCACCTGACCCGCTTTTAG
- a CDS encoding aldehyde dehydrogenase family protein yields the protein MEFLKTLGIEGINPGSSTGQKSTQSKEYISSYTPADGKKIADVSKTTRKEYDHIVETSQKAFEVWRTMPAPKRGEIVRQIGQKLREYKEPLGKLVTYEMGKIYQEGLGEVQEMIDICDFAVGLSRQLYGLTMHSERPEHRMYEQWHPLGTVGIISAFNFPVAVWSWNAMIAAVCGNVMIWKGSEKTPLCGVAVQKIVARVLKENDLPEGIFNLVTGDREVGEWMTEDERVPLISATGSIRMGKEVAKTVGSRLGKTILELGGNNAIIISENADIEMAIRATVFGAVGTCGQRCTSTRRLIIHESVYDQVKERLLGIYENITIGDPLESGTLVGPLIDQDAVDNMQNALKQVAKEGGEVIYGGEVLNEDGFYVRPALAEVENHYKIVQDETFAPILYLMKYSSMDEAIEMHNGVKQGLSSAVFTLNMREAETFLSARGSDCGIANVNIGTSGAEIGGAFGGEKETGGGRESGSDAWKAYMRRQTNTINWGDTLPLAQGISFDV from the coding sequence ATGGAATTTCTCAAGACCTTAGGAATTGAAGGCATTAACCCGGGAAGCAGTACCGGACAGAAAAGCACACAGAGTAAAGAATACATCAGCAGCTATACCCCAGCAGATGGTAAAAAGATCGCGGATGTATCTAAGACCACCCGAAAGGAATATGATCATATCGTTGAGACCTCTCAGAAAGCTTTTGAGGTTTGGAGAACCATGCCAGCTCCGAAACGCGGAGAGATCGTGCGGCAGATCGGTCAGAAGTTACGCGAGTACAAAGAACCGCTGGGCAAGCTGGTCACCTACGAAATGGGCAAGATCTACCAGGAAGGACTGGGAGAGGTTCAGGAAATGATCGATATCTGTGATTTTGCGGTCGGACTCAGCCGTCAGCTCTACGGGCTGACCATGCACAGTGAGCGACCGGAGCACCGAATGTACGAGCAATGGCACCCGCTGGGTACGGTCGGCATTATCTCCGCCTTTAACTTTCCGGTGGCGGTCTGGAGTTGGAATGCTATGATCGCTGCTGTTTGCGGAAACGTGATGATCTGGAAAGGATCCGAGAAAACTCCTCTCTGCGGTGTTGCCGTACAGAAGATCGTAGCCAGGGTGCTAAAAGAAAATGACCTTCCCGAAGGTATTTTCAACCTGGTAACCGGCGACCGCGAGGTTGGCGAATGGATGACCGAAGATGAAAGAGTACCCCTGATCTCCGCAACCGGTTCGATCCGCATGGGTAAGGAAGTGGCCAAGACCGTGGGTTCAAGACTCGGCAAAACCATCCTTGAACTGGGCGGTAATAATGCCATCATCATTTCAGAAAATGCCGATATCGAAATGGCCATACGCGCCACTGTTTTCGGAGCTGTGGGAACCTGCGGTCAGCGATGTACTTCAACCCGCCGGCTGATCATCCACGAATCGGTATATGATCAGGTAAAAGAAAGACTACTCGGTATCTATGAGAATATTACTATTGGTGACCCACTCGAAAGCGGCACGCTCGTTGGACCCCTTATTGATCAGGATGCAGTAGATAATATGCAGAATGCCCTGAAGCAGGTAGCCAAAGAAGGCGGAGAGGTCATTTACGGCGGAGAAGTGCTGAATGAAGACGGTTTTTATGTTCGCCCGGCTCTCGCTGAAGTGGAAAATCACTATAAGATCGTTCAGGACGAGACATTTGCTCCAATACTCTATCTGATGAAATACTCCTCTATGGATGAAGCCATTGAAATGCATAACGGTGTGAAACAGGGACTCAGTTCTGCGGTTTTCACCCTGAATATGCGGGAAGCAGAAACCTTCCTGAGTGCCCGGGGGTCCGATTGTGGTATCGCTAATGTGAACATCGGGACCAGTGGAGCCGAGATCGGCGGGGCCTTCGGTGGTGAAAAAGAAACCGGTGGAGGGCGTGAATCTGGATCCGATGCCTGGAAAGCCTACATGCGCCGGCAGACCAACACCATCAACTGGGGAGATACGCTTCCGCTCGCGCAGGGGATATCTTTCGATGTATAG